A segment of the Desulfitobacterium dehalogenans ATCC 51507 genome:
CGAGACGCAGAGAGCATTCTGCAGGAGCTTGAGCTTCCTTATCGAGTTATGGCATTGTCCACGGGAGATCTAGGATTTAGTTCAGCGAAGACCTACGATCTGGAAGTATGGCTCCCCAGTTTTAATACATACCGGGAGATTTCTTCCTGTAGTAATTTTGAAGATTTCCAGGCTCGTCGTGCTAATATTCGCTTCCGCCGGGCACCAAAAGCCAAGCCTGAATTTCTCCATACCCTTAATGGCAGCGGCTTAGCTATTGGCCGCACTGTTTCCGCTATTCTTGAAAATTATCAGGAAGCCGATGGAAGAGTAAGAGTTCCTAAGGCCTTACAACCTTATATGGGTGTAGAATACATTGGATAATTGTCATTATGCTCTAAGATTGTTTTTATCTGGTGACATGAAAATTTCCTAAAAATTAGATAGGGCTTAAACATTTACACATAAAAAATTTTGTGATATACTAGATTTCGTCACGTTGCCCGATGACTAACCTCCACTAAAGCTTAAGTGGTGAGGACGGGATAAGTGGCGCTAAGTCCCTGGATAAGTCAACTAAACTTCAGGTGGAGTCAAAACTCCACCTGAAGTAAGTTTCCTATACGGAGGGGTGTCCGAGTGGTTTAAGGAGCCGGTCTTGAAAACCGGTGACTCCGCAAGGGGCCGTGGGTTCGAATCCCACCCCCTCCGCCATTAAAAGCTAATCTGTTATTTTTTATATACTTGGTATGTAAGTGGCTGAACAGTAAGTAGGATCATTTATGTAAGCAGTAACTTTTCTCGGCGTAAAGCCGAGTTTTCTATAAGCACCAATTGTCAATACTGTTGATATTGGAGTAGTATAGGTGCTTTGTGTAAGTAGATATTTGGCCTCGTAGCTCAGGTGGATAGAGCGGGGGTTTCCTAAACCCTGTCTTGCGGGGGTTCGAGTCCTCCCGGGGCCACCATTAAACAGAGGTACTATGAATCATCAAGACTATATGCGCTTAGCCCTTGAAGAAGCACGAATCGCCTTTGAATATGGGGAAGTTCCTATCGGGGCAGTAGTGGTACATGATAATCAGGTTATCGCTAAAGCCCATAATGAAAAGGAATTGAGGCAGGACCCCACAGCCCATGCTGAAGTTTTGGCTGTGCAGCGGGCAACTCAAGCCTTGGGAGTTTGGCGTCTTTCTGAAGCTACTCTCTATGTGACTCTGGAACCATGCCCTATGTGTGCCGGTAGTTTGGTCCAGGCTCGCTTAAAGACTCTTGTCTTTGGGGCAGCTGATCTTAAGGGTGGGGCGGTAGGTTCCGTGACCAATGTGTTGGATGTAAACCGCTGGAATCACCGTGTGGAGGTCGTGGCGGGGATACTGGAAGAAGAGTGTTCTCAGATTCTGAAGGATTTTTTCCGAAAGCTGAGGTAAGGTTTAATTTGCTTAAGTGAGAATAGATTGTTGATTGTCATTTAAGCTTTATAGTGTGGAGGAGTATCGAAGTGGTCATAACGGGGCTGACTCGAAATCAGTTGACGGGCAACCGTCCGTGGGTTCGAATCCCACCTCCTCCGCCATTTGAAAGTAAAACCGTATTAGTAAATCAATACGGTTTTTTTAATTGGAATGAAAATAGTTGAAGAGGTGGGATTCGAACGGGAGGGGAATAAAAAATGCGCCCTTTGGAAGCATTTTTCCCGACCCGGCGTGATAGCGAGGGTACCCGAGCGGAGCGAATCCCACCTCTGTAACCTTTTTGTTGTCGAAAATGTGAAAAGATAGTGATTGATTACAAAGACGGAAACTGCGACATGAACCATGTAAAATAAGAATAATGTGTATCAAAGTATTGACATCTCTATTTACCAAACTTCGCAATTTAGTTTTACTATGAAATAAAGAAAAGTGCCGGCTATGAACTGCACCCCAATTGTTAGACATCCACTAACAGTTGGAGGTGCTTTTCTTTATGGCCAAATTTACAGTTGAAGAGAAATTAAAAGCTGTAAAACGCTATTTATATGGTAAAGAAAGTCAACGAGAAATCTCAGCATCTATCGGGGTGCATAATTCCAATCTTCAGACATGGATTAAACAGTATCAATTTCATGGAGAAAAAGCTTTTGAAAAGAACTATACATCGTATACTTTAGAATATAAACTAGACGTACTTAACTATATGAACAAACAAGGGACGTCTATCAAACAAACGGCTGCAATCTTTAACATCCCTGCACCTTCCACGATATTAAAATGGAAGCGACAACTAGAAACGCAGGGATTAGACGCCCTTGAACTAAAGAAAAAGGGGCGTCCACCCATGAAAAAAAGAAATAATAATATAGAAAAAAATGAGACTCCGGCCGAAGGATCAATAAAGGCATTACAGCTGGAAAATGAACGTTTACGTATGGAGAACGCCTATCTAAAAAAGTTGAATGCCTTAGTTCAAAACAAGAAAAAATCACCAAACAAGACAAAGTTCAAGTAGTCTATGAATTAAGGCAAGAATTTTCGGTGAAAGCACTTCTCCAGCTTGCGGATATTGCGCGTAGCACATATTATTATTGGGTCAAAAATCTGGATCGTTCTAATCCAGATGCAGAACTGAAAGTATTGATTCAAACAATTTATGACGATCATGAAGGCCGTTATGGGTACCGTCGAATTAAAGATGAATTAGAGAACCAAGGACAAAAGGTCAATCATAAAAAAATTCAACGTATCATGAATGAATTAGGCTTAAAATGCCTTGTTCGTATGAAGAAATATCGCTCGTACAAAGGGACAGTGGGTAAGATTGCACCTAATATTTTAGAACGCAACTTTAATGCTGAAAGGCCAAATGAGAAATGGGTTACGGATATAACGGAGTTTAAATTATTTGGAGATAAATTATATTTGTCCCCGATGCTGGATCTATTTAATGGTGAAGTTATTACTTATACAATCGGTTCGAGGCCAGTCTATACCCTCGTTTCTACGATGCTAGATCAAGCATTTGAACGGTTAACGGATAGGAACGGGCTCTTGATTCACTCTGATCAAGGGTGGCACTATCAAATGAAGCAATATAGCCATGCCCTTCAAGAACGTGGTATTACACAGAGTATGTCTCGTAAAGGCAACTGCTACGATAACGCTATTATTGAAAATTTCTTTGGTATTATGAAATCGGAACTTCTTTATTTAAAAGAGTTTAAAAGTGTTGAACACTTTAAGCAAGAACTTGCTAACTATATAGATTACTACAACAACAAACGAATTAAGTCAAAATTAAAAGGCATGAGTCCGGTACAATACCGAACTCATGCCCAACAGGTTGCCTAATAATAAACCTGTCTAACTTTATGGGGTAACTTCACTAAGCCGGCGCTTTTTATTTAGAGGTTATTTCATGCCAATAAATTATATTTTGCCACTAAAATAGATGACGAACTGTTCAGTAATTCGTCAAGGTAATGCTATTGACTATAACGTTAGGTCATAGTGTAGTATGACATTGAAAGGAGGGAAGCTATATGATGACGATTCACGAATTGGCCAATTACAGTGGGATCAGCGTAAGGACACTGCACTATTATGATAAGATAGATCTGTTGAAACCCTGCTGCATTGAGCAAAATGGATACCGGAAATACAACGATGATTCGCTCAGGCGTTTGCAGCAGATAATGTTTTATAAAGAAATGGATCTACCGCTTAAGAAAATAAAGGATATTATGAATCAGTCCTCGTTCGATCAAAAGACTGCAATAAAAGATCAGAAAGACTTTTTGGTTGCAAAAAGAAATCGCCTAAATAAGTTGATTGAACAGATGGAACAGATTCTGGAAGGGGACAACACCATGGATTTTAAAGTATTTGAGCATAATGAATTAGAAGAAGTTTTCAGAAGCCGGATTATGCAATTGGATGAATATTACCAGCAGAGTTTGATAAGCCAATATGGAAGCATTGAGGCATGTATTGAGAGTATGATGAAAAACGAAGCTAAAATCAAAGAATCTGCCGTGAAGCATTATGGAAGTATTGATAAGTATATCGAATCATTAAAAAAAGAACCCTTGCCGGAAAAAGGAATGGGTAAGTTACAATTAAAGCTTGATGGTATTGTTAAGCAGATTACAGCCCATAAAGGAAGAGATGTAAGCAATCCCGAAATTCAAAAACTTGTAGATGAGTGGAAGGAAACATTTAAAGAAATATCTGAGAAGGATGACATTTCAGAAGCATTCAGGCGTATATATCATGCCTATATGAATAGCCGAGAGGTAATAGAAATGATGGATGAAATCTATGGTAATGGCTCGATTGTTTTTGTTGGAAAGGCCATGGAGTATAATGATAAAGCATCCCACAGGTTATAAACCGTGAAAAATATAATATAATACTTGTTAAACTTTACCAATAAGTTCCATAAGAGGGCTATCTTTCATATAGTATTTCAGAGAAGCAAATATCTATTTCAATCTTTGAAAGAAACAAAATGGCTTAAAAAGATATTCTTTTTATCTAAATGCTTGCTCTGCTATTCTTTTTAAAGAAAGGGGGTAGCCAAAATGCCTTATTATAGAAGAGCACGGTGGCGTGATCCATTCTTCTTTCCGTTCTTCTTTCCATTCTTTTTCATCTAAAATATTTCAGTCTTTAATTGGCTTCACAGGAAGGTTTGAACCTTCCTTTTTTTGTTATAAGTGTTATATATGCAACTAAGTTAAAATGAGAAGTAATTGTAATTACTTACAAGTTAGGAGATAATCTTTATGGTTTTTGTCCATAGAAAAGACCAAATCCAAAGTATTTCTTATTTTTTTTAATAAACACGGCATTCTTTTTTAATCTTTGTAATATTACCGGATGATCACTTATTTTGTACCTAAGGTCCCTTAGCAGTAGCCAGTCCTCTTTTATTTTATTTAAGTCAATACCTAGGAAGCCTGTTTTTAGAAGCCTTTTATTTTTGATTTCTACATGAATAAACCCAACTTTTGATAAAATACCGCACCATTCTTCTATAGACAAAGGTTCTGTGTCAGCACCAAAGCAATCTTTCATTTGTGTTTCAACATCAGAAGGTAATTCCTTTAACTTTATCATTTCAAGATCAGCAACCTGACCTTGGGGTTTAAGTACTCTGTAAATCTCACTATACGCTTTAAATTTATCTAAAAATATTGTTACAGATTCGGTAATGACCCAATCGAATACATTGTCCTCAAAGGGCAGTGAATATATATCTGCTAATTTGAATTCAGCAAGATGGGTTACTCCTTCCTGCTCTGCCCTAAGACACGCCTTTTCAATCATCAGGGGATTTATATCAATACCGATAATTTTGGTCCCTGTAGTTTTGGCCAAATGACATGCAGTTAGGCCGCTGCCACATCCGACATCAAGAACATAGTCTGAGGTATTTATTTTTAACGTTGCTAAAGTGAGCTTCGTTGAACGGAACCCTCCGGGATGAGAACTACCTATACCTAGCCAGCCCAATAAATCAAGATAGTTCATATCCTCTATATTTACAGTCTCTTTCATTACAATTTTCATTCCTTTCTGGTTTAGTATAGGGTATTCTATGCCGTTTTCTTGCCTTGTGAACTTGTAAGAAGTATAAAACCTAAAATAATCTGGACAAAGTTTTACAATAAAAAACCTTTGATCAGGAAAATTTTTATATATAAATGAACCGTTTATGTTTCCGTGACTATTTACAGGTGTACGGGATTTCGAAAGGAGGTCTACATTGGAACTTGTGCGCACAATAAAAGTCAATCAAGCAACCCCCCAATATATGCTTGCCGACCTCGTGGATGAGTACGGCGATTCCCTCTATAAATTTTGCCTCAGCCTTACTTACTCCAGAGAGGATGCAGACGATTTATTTCAAGAAACATTTTCTAAGATATTTGAACAGCTACCGAAATTAAACGATTCGGACAACCCAAAAGGCTTTATATTTTCCACAGCAGTGTTTATCTGGAAAAGCTGGAAACGCAAATATGCCCGCCGCAACCGTTTGGCTCCAGCAGAGCCGTTAGACGAAAATGTGCCGAGTAGCGTCAGCACGGAAGCTAGCTTTATGGAGCAGGAGGAAATTCGTATCGTCCAGGAATTGGTTGAAGCCTTGCCCGATAAATTCAAAATCCCGACAATCCTGTACTATACGGTGGAAATGAGTGTGCCGGATATAGCCGTAACCTTGAAATTACCGGCCGGTACGGTCAAGAGCAGATTATTCAAAGCGAGAAAACTTGTCGAGAGAGGATTGGTGGCGATTCATTATGACTATAAAAAATGAAAAGTCCAATGTGGATTTATTGCTCCGAAAAGCCCTAACCAGCCCTGAAAAGCCCACCCCGGAGCTCATTCAAAAAGTAAAATCCCAGTATGTTAAGGAGGAACCTGTTTTGAGAAAATCAACCATCAGGCGTTCTTTCAGCACGGTTGCCGCCGCTGCTATGGCGCTTGTCATCTTCGCCACAACCGCGTTTGCCGCGTCATATTTTCTGAAGCCCAGCGATGTTGCCAATCAGCTTGGCGATAAGACGCTCTCCGCTGCCTTCGACAGCCCAACAGCCGTCAATATCAATCAGTCCATTACGTCAGGCGATTATACATTTACCCTGCTCGGCCTTGTTTCGGGCAAAGACATTACCGATAACCCGGCCTACAACAGCAACGGCGATATTCTCGGCGACCGCACCTACACCGTGGTTGCCATCCAAAAGAAAGACGGGAGCCCTATGCCAACTGCGCAGGATGAGAATTACCCAACCTTCTATGTTTCCCCCTATATCAAGGGGCTGAAGCCGTGGCAGGTCAATGCCCATACCTTGAACGGCGGCTATATCGAAAATGTCGTGGACGGCGTGATGTATCGAATCATTGACTGTGACGAAGTAGCCATGTTTGCCGACAGAGGCTTGTATCTCGGCGTCAATACCGGCTCGTTCTACAATTCAGAGGCGTTCAACTATGATGAGAATACGGGTATGCTGACAGCCGACCCGGATTTTGACGGGGCAAGCGTCGTGTTTGACCTGCCGATTGATAAGTCAATGGCTAACCCCGAAAAAGCCCAAACATATCTTGATGAAGTGCTCGGCGAATTTATAACCAACGCCCCGATTGTCAATAACAGTAAATCAGAGGTCAAAGCTGGTACAAAACACGTCATGTCCTATGGCGAATACAAAGCTTGGGCAGATAAGAAACTTGACGAAATGAAAGCATTGGTCGAGCAGGGTAAGTATTCAAAATCCGCAATGGAGCTTGACCGCCGCGGCTTTGATAGCAACCTAAAAGATATTAAAAATGGCGGTACGCTCACCCTGATTGAACATGTGGATGGCAGCTATGAGACGAGTATCTCTTCCCCGGTAGAGGGTTATGATGTTACTGTTGGCGACGACGGCGGTATCTTTATAGAAAGAGACTAACTCGCAAAGCATGTTAACATTTTCGGCAAAAACAAGGGCAGAAATTAATGCTTGACGAAGCAATAACCTCTGCCCTATTTGCTTTCAAATGGCTAAATACTCTATGATATATGGGCCATTGAAAACAATAAAAATGAACCTCAATGATTTGATTGAAATCTCCGCTATACTTTCCCCTTTATATTACTGAAAATTTCGAATATACTATCAATATAAAGATAAGAAATAGGAGGGAGAAAGAGATGGAAGATTTATCTTTGGAAGCTCGTAATCGAGCGGGCGACAACTTCAAACAAGGATTTAATTGCGCTGAGTCGATCGTCAAGGCTTTTAACGAAATGTGTAGTAACCCCATGTGTCCTGAGGTCGTAAAATTGGCGACAGGTTTTGGCGGAGGACTTGGCCATGCTGGATGTATGTGTGGAGCATTAGCGGGTTCAGCTATGGTACTTGGGATATTAAAAGGACGTACCCAGACGACGGAGAGTAGGGATAGTGTTTATCAGCTGTCGAAAGAATTTCATGATCGTTTTGAATCAAAATTCGGAGCAACATGTTGTCGAGCGCTCAACTCCCATGTTTTTGATTCACCGGAGCATCTGCGAAATTGTCTCAAAATAACAGGGGGAACCGGAAAACTCCTAATGGAGTTTCTTCAGGAAAAGAATCTCCTAGCCGATTCACAGTGACCCAGGTCAATTCAACTTCACAAGGCGATCATAGAAAAAGATACCTCAATTCAGAAATAAAAATGAGGCATCTTTTTTATTTACTCGAAAAGGTATTAAGGCCTATGGATCTAAACACCAACTGGATGTGTAGAGAAAGGGGTTAAGTATCGAGCTCTTTTTTAAAGAGAGAGACTAGTCCGATCACGATGGTTAAGGTGCCACTGGCTCTTAACCAGAATGCTGTCTCATGGCAGGCCATGACTTTTTTACAGACGCCAATCCCGATTATTGATTCAAAAGTTACCAAGATGAGCATGATCCCTAAGGCAATGACCATGAAGGGATTCTTTTTATTGGTGATAATGGTATATATTGACTGTACCAATAAGAGTATCGCAATGATGGTGGAGGCTTGGGCAGTATAAAAGCACTTCATATGTACCATATTGCCATTTTTCAATTCCAGTAACCCGTCACAGACCGGCGCCCAAATATAAATTGCTCCTATCACAATCGCAATAATAGCCAGCAATCCATAGGCAAGGTGTTTCTGAGTGAAAAACTTCATTGATATACCTTCTTTCGATTATTTTGAGTTATCTGCTTACCCCTAAATTAGTATCCATCGTCAATGAAGTCAAGTGAAAAATATTTTTTTCTCGTGGGGAAAAAGCGAAAGGTTTTTGAATTTAAAACGTTATATAGGTGAAACAGTTTTTTAAAGAGTATTTAGATAGTTTTAATAACTTATTGAATTGGAATGTGAACGATTTCACAGGATGGAGTGTAATAGGATGTGGTTTATAGCCTGGGAAAATGTTATGCGTCGTAAAGGACAATCCATACTTACAGTTTTAATAACGGGATTAACCGTGTTAACCTTTGTTCTAGCTTTTTCGGTGCTATTTACCTTGCAAGAGGGGTTAAAGCTATCCAATGACCGATTAGGCGCAGATATTATTGTTTTACCTAACAAAAGTAACGCTGATGCCTTCCAAACCATCTTTACGGCCGAGCCCGTTAATATTTATATGAATCAAGATATTACCCAGCAAATTGCTCAAGTCAAGGGGATAGAGCAACTGACTTCGCAGTTCTTTACTCAGACTTTGGATCAGAGCTGCTGTTCGATAGGTGGGGCAACTCGCTTAGTAGGTTACGATCCTGCAACGGATTTTATTTTGAAACCTTGGCTAAATGAACATAACCTTACGAACTTGGAAGATAACCAAATAATAATCGGTGGTAACATTCCTGCTTTCCTTGGTAACCAAGCCTCAGTATTAGGGGGTGTGTTCTCAGTCGTAGGTAACTTATACCCGACGGGAAGTGGGATGGACGAAACACTATTCATGAACATTAATGTTGCCAGGCAGTTAGCCCAAGATAGCCCTTATCTTCTGGGACTATGGAAAAAGGAATCCCCAGAAAAGCTCATTTCAGCCATTTTGATTAAGATCTCCGAGGGATATAAACCGGCTCAAGTGGCAGAAGACATAAATAACTTAGGGCTTGCCGTGGAAGCTGTTGCGACTAGTGAAGTAGTCTCATCCATGAGATCGCAAATACTCATTGTCACGAAGCTAATCCTCGGTTTATGGCTGGCTGTATTCTTTGTTGCCTGCTTGGCTTTAATTGGTCGCTTTAGTGCCCTAGCCCGGGAGAGAAAAAAAGAAATCGGACTCCTTAGAGCAATCGGAGTTCAAAGAACAGAGGTATTCAGGCTGATACTGTTAGAAGCATGGTTAATGGCAGGCGCGGGTGGTATAGCAGGCAGCATCCTTGGCGCCCTTGGAGTTAGTTCGATTTTAACGACACTGAGAAGTTCGATGGGCTTGCCGATGGGTCAGTGGTCCTGGAGCTCTGCCTTAGGGAGCGGTGTGTTAGGAATCTTTGTAGCATTGCTTTTAGGGTTCGTAGGCTCTGTGTATCCGGCTTGGAAAAGTTCGAGACTTGATCCGCAAGAAGCAATTGCCAGGGGGGAGGTAGACTAGATATGAGCCTTTGCAGACTTGAAAAGGTCAGTAAATCCTACAAAATGGGTGAAGTGGTTTGCCCACTCAATGAAGTCTCACTGACGGTTGAAAAGGGTGATTTCCTAGCCATCGAAGGCCCTTCCGGTACAGGCAAAAGCACTTTGTTGTACATCATGTGTGGCTTATTGATGCCTACAGGGGGAGAAGTTTTCTTAAAGGATCATCATCTTAGAAGCTTGTCAGATGCCAAAGTGACTGAGCTGCGAAGAGACCTTGTAGGATTTGTGTTCCAGGAAACTAATCTTTTTCAAGCCTTAACAGTGGAAGGCAATTTACGGTTTGTCCAAAGTGTAGGTAAGGATAGAAAACCGGATGAAGCAAAAATTTCTCGCTATTTAGAAGAATTAGGACTGAGTTCAAGGCGAAATTTTCTACCTAACCAACTAAGTGTCGGACAGCGTCGAAGACTGATTGTGGCCAGGGCATTAATCAACGACCCCCAGCTTGTCCTGGCCGATGAGCCGACGAATGACTTGGATGAGATGTGGGCAGGGAAGATTATGTCTCTTTTGGCTGGGGTCGTAGAACGTGGTGGTGCTGTGGTTATGGTTACTCATAATTCCCACTGGGCAGAAAAAGCTAATAAACGCTATCTTATGCAAGAAGGAAGGCTTGTGAAGCATGATCAAGCATAACAAAATAATCCTATTATTGCTTTTAGTAATTTCACTAGCATTGACTGCCTGTGCCCAACCAGTAAGTAAGACAGAACCGGTTCAGAGAGAAAAGATTGCCCAAGCTCCCGCCAAGGATCCTGCTGATGAGCAAAGGGAGATGCCTAAGGAAGCGCTCTATGTCTGCCGATACACAACAAACCAGGTAGCAGTAATAGACTTAGCAACCGGTGAAATAGTCAAGGAAATTCCCGTTGGGGCTAAGCCCATGGCTTTATTAAAGTCGCCGGATGAAAAATATATTTACGTAGCCAATAGCGGCTCCGGTGATGTCTATAGGATAAACACTTCAACTGGAGAGATAGAAGCTAAGATTGCTATTGGTAATCAACCGGTGGCAATGGCGATTAACTCAACCGGCGAAGTCCTCTATGCCCTTGATTATTACTTAAACAGAGTAAGTATTGTTGATTTAAGTATTCGTTCAATGATAGGCTTTTACCCTTTAAATACTTTTGGGTTCGAAGAAAGGATCGAGCCACCAGATTGTTGCAATGATATATTCGGAGAGCCACTGGGTGCCGGCCGCAAGCCCTCAGCTATAGTGCTGGATGAGGCAAAAGGAAAGATTTATGTTGGGAATATGGGTACCTGGGATATCGCAGTTATTGACCTTCAAGAGGAAAAAGAAGTCGCAACCTTTGACGCTACTTTTGGAATTAATGAGATGATTCTTAGCGGCACGGATAACAAATTATATGTTTCTGCCGCCGGTAATGAAATAGATATCAATGATTTTATCTTAAGCATGGAATTGAAAGGGGGTGGTAATGTAGACAAGCTTAAAGTCGGTGGGAAGCCGGTTAGTATTACCTCTTCTGCAGATGACACCGTTTTATATGTGGTTACGGAAGAAGAAGCAAAATGTGTTGGGCTAGACACTGAGTCGGGTCGGGTTATCGATAATTGCCCATTAAGCGGTCAGCCCGGGGATATAGTTCTTTCGAAAGATGGAAGAAAGGCTTATATTGCTAATTTGCTGGAGGGCACCGTTTTTGTAGTAGACACCAGTAACTATACAATTTTGGATACTATTCAGGCCGGTGTGACACCGAAAGCTCTTGTCTATGTCAATCATTAGCACGCTTTTATGTCCAATAATTTTGTCCTAGTAACACAGTAAAAGAAATTAAGGAAAGGGGAATGGTCATGACAACTGAGAATAAAAGAAAAGAAGCCACAAAAATCTCAAGACGTACCTTTATCAAAGGTTCCGGTGCTGCGGCAGCTGCAGTTACTCTTGGTAGTGCGGGAATAGTT
Coding sequences within it:
- the tadA gene encoding tRNA adenosine(34) deaminase TadA; its protein translation is MNHQDYMRLALEEARIAFEYGEVPIGAVVVHDNQVIAKAHNEKELRQDPTAHAEVLAVQRATQALGVWRLSEATLYVTLEPCPMCAGSLVQARLKTLVFGAADLKGGAVGSVTNVLDVNRWNHRVEVVAGILEEECSQILKDFFRKLR
- a CDS encoding IS3 family transposase (programmed frameshift), with amino-acid sequence MAKFTVEEKLKAVKRYLYGKESQREISASIGVHNSNLQTWIKQYQFHGEKAFEKNYTSYTLEYKLDVLNYMNKQGTSIKQTAAIFNIPAPSTILKWKRQLETQGLDALELKKKGRPPMKKRNNNIEKNETPAEGSIKALQLENERLRMENAYPKKVECLSSKQEKITKQDKVQVVYELRQEFSVKALLQLADIARSTYYYWVKNLDRSNPDAELKVLIQTIYDDHEGRYGYRRIKDELENQGQKVNHKKIQRIMNELGLKCLVRMKKYRSYKGTVGKIAPNILERNFNAERPNEKWVTDITEFKLFGDKLYLSPMLDLFNGEVITYTIGSRPVYTLVSTMLDQAFERLTDRNGLLIHSDQGWHYQMKQYSHALQERGITQSMSRKGNCYDNAIIENFFGIMKSELLYLKEFKSVEHFKQELANYIDYYNNKRIKSKLKGMSPVQYRTHAQQVA
- a CDS encoding MerR family transcriptional regulator, with product MMTIHELANYSGISVRTLHYYDKIDLLKPCCIEQNGYRKYNDDSLRRLQQIMFYKEMDLPLKKIKDIMNQSSFDQKTAIKDQKDFLVAKRNRLNKLIEQMEQILEGDNTMDFKVFEHNELEEVFRSRIMQLDEYYQQSLISQYGSIEACIESMMKNEAKIKESAVKHYGSIDKYIESLKKEPLPEKGMGKLQLKLDGIVKQITAHKGRDVSNPEIQKLVDEWKETFKEISEKDDISEAFRRIYHAYMNSREVIEMMDEIYGNGSIVFVGKAMEYNDKASHRL
- a CDS encoding class I SAM-dependent methyltransferase yields the protein MTFIVRTSSNVDLLSKSRTPVNSHGNINGSFIYKNFPDQRFFIVKLCPDYFRFYTSYKFTRQENGIEYPILNQKGMKIVMKETVNIEDMNYLDLLGWLGIGSSHPGGFRSTKLTLATLKINTSDYVLDVGCGSGLTACHLAKTTGTKIIGIDINPLMIEKACLRAEQEGVTHLAEFKLADIYSLPFEDNVFDWVITESVTIFLDKFKAYSEIYRVLKPQGQVADLEMIKLKELPSDVETQMKDCFGADTEPLSIEEWCGILSKVGFIHVEIKNKRLLKTGFLGIDLNKIKEDWLLLRDLRYKISDHPVILQRLKKNAVFIKKNKKYFGFGLFYGQKP
- a CDS encoding RNA polymerase sigma factor, whose translation is MRTIKVNQATPQYMLADLVDEYGDSLYKFCLSLTYSREDADDLFQETFSKIFEQLPKLNDSDNPKGFIFSTAVFIWKSWKRKYARRNRLAPAEPLDENVPSSVSTEASFMEQEEIRIVQELVEALPDKFKIPTILYYTVEMSVPDIAVTLKLPAGTVKSRLFKARKLVERGLVAIHYDYKK
- a CDS encoding DUF4179 domain-containing protein, with amino-acid sequence MTIKNEKSNVDLLLRKALTSPEKPTPELIQKVKSQYVKEEPVLRKSTIRRSFSTVAAAAMALVIFATTAFAASYFLKPSDVANQLGDKTLSAAFDSPTAVNINQSITSGDYTFTLLGLVSGKDITDNPAYNSNGDILGDRTYTVVAIQKKDGSPMPTAQDENYPTFYVSPYIKGLKPWQVNAHTLNGGYIENVVDGVMYRIIDCDEVAMFADRGLYLGVNTGSFYNSEAFNYDENTGMLTADPDFDGASVVFDLPIDKSMANPEKAQTYLDEVLGEFITNAPIVNNSKSEVKAGTKHVMSYGEYKAWADKKLDEMKALVEQGKYSKSAMELDRRGFDSNLKDIKNGGTLTLIEHVDGSYETSISSPVEGYDVTVGDDGGIFIERD
- a CDS encoding C-GCAxxG-C-C family protein, producing MEDLSLEARNRAGDNFKQGFNCAESIVKAFNEMCSNPMCPEVVKLATGFGGGLGHAGCMCGALAGSAMVLGILKGRTQTTESRDSVYQLSKEFHDRFESKFGATCCRALNSHVFDSPEHLRNCLKITGGTGKLLMEFLQEKNLLADSQ
- a CDS encoding DUF4418 family protein, yielding MKFFTQKHLAYGLLAIIAIVIGAIYIWAPVCDGLLELKNGNMVHMKCFYTAQASTIIAILLLVQSIYTIITNKKNPFMVIALGIMLILVTFESIIGIGVCKKVMACHETAFWLRASGTLTIVIGLVSLFKKELDT
- a CDS encoding ABC transporter permease — protein: MWFIAWENVMRRKGQSILTVLITGLTVLTFVLAFSVLFTLQEGLKLSNDRLGADIIVLPNKSNADAFQTIFTAEPVNIYMNQDITQQIAQVKGIEQLTSQFFTQTLDQSCCSIGGATRLVGYDPATDFILKPWLNEHNLTNLEDNQIIIGGNIPAFLGNQASVLGGVFSVVGNLYPTGSGMDETLFMNINVARQLAQDSPYLLGLWKKESPEKLISAILIKISEGYKPAQVAEDINNLGLAVEAVATSEVVSSMRSQILIVTKLILGLWLAVFFVACLALIGRFSALARERKKEIGLLRAIGVQRTEVFRLILLEAWLMAGAGGIAGSILGALGVSSILTTLRSSMGLPMGQWSWSSALGSGVLGIFVALLLGFVGSVYPAWKSSRLDPQEAIARGEVD
- a CDS encoding ABC transporter ATP-binding protein: MSLCRLEKVSKSYKMGEVVCPLNEVSLTVEKGDFLAIEGPSGTGKSTLLYIMCGLLMPTGGEVFLKDHHLRSLSDAKVTELRRDLVGFVFQETNLFQALTVEGNLRFVQSVGKDRKPDEAKISRYLEELGLSSRRNFLPNQLSVGQRRRLIVARALINDPQLVLADEPTNDLDEMWAGKIMSLLAGVVERGGAVVMVTHNSHWAEKANKRYLMQEGRLVKHDQA
- a CDS encoding YncE family protein translates to MIKHNKIILLLLLVISLALTACAQPVSKTEPVQREKIAQAPAKDPADEQREMPKEALYVCRYTTNQVAVIDLATGEIVKEIPVGAKPMALLKSPDEKYIYVANSGSGDVYRINTSTGEIEAKIAIGNQPVAMAINSTGEVLYALDYYLNRVSIVDLSIRSMIGFYPLNTFGFEERIEPPDCCNDIFGEPLGAGRKPSAIVLDEAKGKIYVGNMGTWDIAVIDLQEEKEVATFDATFGINEMILSGTDNKLYVSAAGNEIDINDFILSMELKGGGNVDKLKVGGKPVSITSSADDTVLYVVTEEEAKCVGLDTESGRVIDNCPLSGQPGDIVLSKDGRKAYIANLLEGTVFVVDTSNYTILDTIQAGVTPKALVYVNH